One Streptomyces lincolnensis genomic region harbors:
- a CDS encoding carbohydrate ABC transporter permease: MTAVIDKPPVPQRSRWAAPPRPTWEEEPSKAGVAGKGLVLALACFAILFPLWIVVVTSLSSRKTIDEAGGLVMIPKGITFIAYKELLSGGQVTRATIVSVLVTLVGTLFSMAVSVLCAYGLSRIGSLGHRWLLMLLLATMFFSAGLIPTYLLVQSLGLTDSYLALILPSAISVFNILVLRGFFMGISQELTDSARIDGAGDFRILWQIVMPLSRAVLAVITLFYAVGYWSAWFNASLYLNDQDMMPLQNVMIQLVQKQEAPVGLGQAIKTGQLSGLAVQMAVMVMALLPVAVLSPFVQRHFKKGMLTGAVKG, translated from the coding sequence GTGACCGCCGTCATCGACAAGCCGCCCGTACCCCAGCGGTCCCGGTGGGCCGCCCCGCCCCGCCCGACATGGGAGGAGGAGCCCAGCAAGGCCGGTGTCGCCGGCAAGGGCCTCGTCCTGGCCCTGGCCTGCTTCGCGATCCTCTTCCCGCTGTGGATCGTGGTCGTCACCAGCCTGTCCTCCCGCAAGACCATCGACGAGGCGGGCGGACTGGTGATGATCCCCAAGGGCATCACGTTCATCGCCTACAAGGAACTGCTGAGCGGCGGCCAGGTCACCCGGGCCACGATCGTCAGCGTCCTGGTCACCCTCGTCGGCACGCTGTTCTCGATGGCCGTGTCGGTGCTGTGCGCCTACGGCCTCTCGCGCATCGGATCGCTCGGACACCGCTGGCTGCTGATGCTGCTGCTGGCGACGATGTTCTTCAGCGCGGGGCTGATTCCCACGTATCTGCTGGTGCAGTCGCTGGGCCTGACCGACAGCTATCTCGCGCTGATCCTGCCGAGCGCGATCAGCGTCTTCAACATCCTGGTGCTGCGCGGGTTCTTCATGGGGATCTCGCAGGAACTCACCGACAGCGCGCGGATCGACGGCGCCGGTGACTTCCGGATCCTGTGGCAGATCGTCATGCCGCTCTCGCGTGCCGTGCTCGCGGTGATCACGCTGTTCTACGCCGTCGGGTACTGGAGCGCCTGGTTCAACGCGTCCCTGTATCTCAACGACCAGGACATGATGCCGCTCCAGAACGTCATGATCCAGCTGGTGCAGAAGCAGGAGGCACCGGTGGGGCTGGGGCAGGCGATCAAGACCGGGCAGTTGTCGGGGCTGGCGGTGCAGATGGCCGTCATGGTGATGGCTCTGCTGCCGGTGGC